A window of Plantibacter sp. PA-3-X8 genomic DNA:
ATCGTCCCAGTGCACCAAGCGTCGAAGCGGCGGACAAGCAGCCTGCCCGGTGCGACTCATACGCGGCGCGCATGCGTCGGAGGGTCAGCTCACGGGCGAGGCTGCTTCCGAGCCACGCAGTCCGGGAACCGCACGTTTGCCGAACTGGCCGGTGACGACCAGGATGAGCGTCGTCGCTGCGAGGAGGATCCAGCCCGGCCAGCCGAGCAGGGTGCCGAACACACTGCCGGTGTCCTGCATCGACGTCGGGCTGGCGAACAGCAGCAGTGCCCCGACGGCGGCGTTCACCGCGCCGTGGGCGATCACCGCCGGCCAGACCGAGGCCGAGCGGAGCCGCAACCAGCCGATGAGGACGCCGAGCAGCATGCACCAGCCCACCATGAGGAGCAGGCCGAGGACGTCGGTCCGCTGGTAGTTGTAGCCGAGGAGGATGAGCGGTGCGTGCCACACGCCCCAGATCGCCCCGGACAGCAGGAGGGCGGGCCAGGTGCCGAGCGGCAGGAGGTTCGGCAGCAACCAGCCGCGCCAGCCGAGTTCCTCCCCGAACGCGGACAGCGATGCCACCAGGACGCCGAGGGGCAGGGTGAGGAGCTGGACCAGGGCGACCGTGGTGAGCTCGTCCCGCCCGAGCTCGCCGGCGCCCGAGGCGGTCATGATGGCGGCGAGACCGGACAGGCCGACGAGGTCGAGCTCGATGAGCCCCATGGCCTGCCCGAGCAGCATGGAGCAGAACGCGAGGACGGGGAACCCGACGAGCGCCGCCGCGCAGAGCCCGAGGGTCCGGCCGAGGGGACGCAGCGGCGCGAGTCCGAGCAGCCGCGGGATGCTCCTCGGGCGGGCGACGAACAGCACCACGACGAGCGCGGCGATGGTCGGGGTGTACATCATGCCGAGGGCGATGAGCTGGA
This region includes:
- a CDS encoding CPBP family intramembrane glutamic endopeptidase; the protein is MQRPDDTPIEGGWAPIGLPAPGPNRTPIVGGAPTPAAGPVIGAAGRAVLAQQPESAADRQRRRNRELAPILPTRVPWVAVTVFTVLAVGLAWLIAAPLWLSGEGLANPWFQLIALGMMYTPTIAALVVVLFVARPRSIPRLLGLAPLRPLGRTLGLCAAALVGFPVLAFCSMLLGQAMGLIELDLVGLSGLAAIMTASGAGELGRDELTTVALVQLLTLPLGVLVASLSAFGEELGWRGWLLPNLLPLGTWPALLLSGAIWGVWHAPLILLGYNYQRTDVLGLLLMVGWCMLLGVLIGWLRLRSASVWPAVIAHGAVNAAVGALLLFASPTSMQDTGSVFGTLLGWPGWILLAATTLILVVTGQFGKRAVPGLRGSEAASPVS